One Pseudomonas rhizophila DNA window includes the following coding sequences:
- a CDS encoding DUF3298 domain-containing protein codes for MSLFKTLCVAAIALTLGACQSLFQPNYRAPLETTRDASEQLQPGCASADCPLVNIDTLRFPAEPALDGIIEKRLLQMTRTTPDAPVAPTLAAYREQFLRSAAPRNSSYLQAKVREQHDGLVIIELSSYLDTGGAHGTPGRGFINYSRQQHKVLTLSDMLLPGQEEAFWKAVQVAHNSWLISTKLDQEPEFVKQWPFQKTPNVALTYGGVILKYQVSTIAPYALGHIELKIAYPRLNGILKPELFPGRS; via the coding sequence ATGTCGCTTTTCAAAACCCTTTGCGTGGCCGCTATTGCCCTGACCCTGGGCGCTTGCCAAAGCCTGTTCCAGCCCAACTACCGCGCTCCGCTGGAAACCACTCGCGATGCCTCGGAACAACTACAACCAGGATGCGCCAGCGCCGACTGCCCCCTGGTCAACATTGACACCCTGCGCTTTCCCGCCGAGCCGGCCTTGGACGGCATTATCGAGAAACGCCTGCTGCAAATGACCCGCACCACACCGGACGCTCCGGTGGCGCCGACGCTGGCCGCCTACCGCGAGCAGTTTTTGCGCAGCGCCGCGCCGCGCAACAGCAGTTACTTGCAAGCCAAGGTACGGGAGCAGCATGACGGCTTGGTGATCATCGAATTGTCCAGCTACCTGGACACTGGCGGTGCGCACGGTACACCGGGTCGTGGTTTCATCAACTATTCACGCCAACAGCACAAGGTATTGACGCTGTCGGACATGCTGCTGCCGGGCCAGGAAGAGGCGTTCTGGAAAGCCGTGCAGGTCGCCCACAACAGCTGGCTGATCAGCACCAAACTGGATCAGGAACCGGAGTTCGTGAAGCAGTGGCCGTTCCAGAAAACCCCGAACGTGGCGCTGACCTACGGCGGCGTGATCCTCAAGTACCAAGTGAGCACCATCGCGCCATACGCCCTGGGCCACATCGAACTGAAGATCGCTTACCCGCGCCTCAATGGCATCCTCAAGCCCGAGCTGTTTCCCGGCCGTAGTTGA
- a CDS encoding NUDIX domain-containing protein, translated as MTDFANATPSAVDIVKRENCFQGFYKLDRVHLRHELFAGGMSREISRELFVRHDAVCVLPYDPQRDEVVLIEQFRVGAIGKTTNPWLVELVAGLIDKDEQPEEVAHREAQEEAGLVFAALWPMTKYFPSPGGSNEFVHLYLGRCDSAGAGGLHGLVEEAEDIRVKVWAFEDALQAVRDGQICNAASIIALQWLALNRDEVRGLWS; from the coding sequence ATGACCGATTTCGCCAACGCCACACCGAGCGCCGTGGACATCGTAAAGCGTGAAAACTGCTTTCAGGGTTTCTACAAACTCGATCGCGTCCACCTGCGCCACGAGTTGTTTGCCGGTGGCATGAGCCGTGAAATCAGCCGTGAACTGTTCGTGCGTCATGACGCGGTGTGCGTGCTGCCCTACGATCCGCAACGCGATGAGGTGGTACTGATCGAGCAGTTTCGCGTCGGCGCCATTGGCAAGACCACCAACCCCTGGCTGGTGGAACTGGTGGCCGGCCTGATCGACAAGGACGAGCAACCGGAAGAAGTTGCTCATCGCGAAGCGCAGGAGGAAGCTGGGCTTGTCTTCGCTGCGCTCTGGCCGATGACCAAGTATTTTCCATCGCCGGGCGGCAGTAATGAATTCGTGCATCTTTATTTGGGGCGTTGCGACAGTGCGGGGGCAGGTGGCCTGCATGGGCTTGTGGAAGAAGCCGAGGACATTCGTGTGAAGGTCTGGGCTTTTGAAGATGCCTTGCAAGCAGTGCGCGACGGGCAGATTTGCAACGCGGCCAGCATCATTGCCTTGCAATGGCTGGCCTTGAATCGCGATGAAGTGAGGGGGCTATGGTCTTAA
- a CDS encoding DUF1249 domain-containing protein: protein MVLSKLRDRYRVDLVGLQAACEANYARLMRLLPDMRNDPAPRRIAVTHGDQMLGVLAIEVLQTCPYTTTLQVRQEHSLPWLPVPQLEVQVYHDARMAEVVSAEHARRFRGIYPYPNASMHQPDEKAQLNLFLGEWLSHCLALGHEFEVVR, encoded by the coding sequence ATGGTCTTAAGCAAGCTGCGCGACCGTTATCGCGTCGATCTGGTCGGGTTGCAGGCCGCCTGCGAGGCCAACTACGCCCGCCTGATGCGCTTGTTGCCGGACATGCGCAACGACCCCGCGCCCCGGCGCATCGCCGTGACCCATGGCGACCAGATGCTCGGCGTGCTGGCCATTGAAGTGCTGCAAACTTGCCCATACACCACCACCTTGCAAGTGCGCCAGGAACACAGCCTGCCCTGGTTGCCGGTGCCGCAACTGGAAGTGCAGGTCTATCACGATGCGCGCATGGCCGAAGTCGTGAGCGCCGAACATGCGCGACGTTTTCGCGGCATCTATCCTTATCCCAATGCGTCGATGCACCAACCGGATGAAAAGGCCCAGTTGAACCTGTTTCTGGGGGAATGGCTGAGTCATTGCCTGGCGCTGGGCCACGAATTCGAGGTTGTTCGGTAG
- the cpdA gene encoding 3',5'-cyclic-AMP phosphodiesterase, which produces MPSVSTLTTADTALLVQLSDSHLFAEADASLLGMNTRDSLRAVIDLVLRQQPSIDLMLATGDLSQDGTLQSYEAFRQLSARIDAPARWIPGNHDEPQVMLEAAVKSTLLDPVVDIGNWRVTMLDSAVPGSVPGFLAEEQLILLANALSEAPERHHLVCLHHHPVSIGCAWMEPIGLRNPEALFAVLDRFPQVRAVLWGHVHQEVDQVREGVRLLASPSTCIQFEPGSEDFAVGGQAPGYRWLRLLPDGRLETGVERVVGFAFTPDYGSNGY; this is translated from the coding sequence TTGCCGAGCGTATCCACCTTGACCACCGCCGATACGGCGCTGCTGGTCCAACTGTCTGACAGTCACCTGTTTGCCGAGGCCGACGCTTCGTTGCTGGGCATGAACACCCGCGACAGCCTGCGGGCGGTCATTGACTTGGTGCTCAGGCAGCAGCCGAGCATCGATCTGATGCTTGCCACTGGGGATTTGTCCCAGGACGGTACGCTGCAGTCCTATGAGGCGTTTCGGCAGCTGAGTGCGCGTATCGACGCGCCGGCGCGTTGGATTCCCGGTAACCATGATGAGCCGCAGGTGATGCTTGAGGCGGCGGTCAAGAGTACGTTGCTCGATCCGGTGGTGGACATTGGCAATTGGCGGGTGACGATGCTCGATTCTGCCGTGCCAGGTTCTGTGCCGGGGTTTTTGGCCGAGGAGCAATTGATTCTGTTGGCCAATGCTTTGAGCGAGGCGCCGGAGCGACATCACTTGGTGTGCCTGCATCATCATCCTGTTTCGATTGGGTGTGCGTGGATGGAGCCGATTGGGTTGCGTAATCCTGAGGCGCTGTTTGCGGTGTTGGATCGGTTTCCTCAGGTGCGTGCTGTTCTGTGGGGGCATGTGCATCAGGAGGTTGATCAGGTGCGTGAGGGGGTTCGTTTGTTGGCTTCGCCTTCGACCTGTATTCAGTTTGAGCCGGGGAGTGAGGATTTTGCGGTGGGGGGGCAGGCGCCGGGGTATCGGTGGTTGCGGCTCTTGCCGGATGGGCGGTTGGAGACGGGGGTTGAGCGGGTGGTTGGGTTTGCGTTTACCCCGGACTATGGCTCCAACGGGTATTAA
- a CDS encoding DUF6124 family protein — protein sequence MFKATPNPPETDPSSPHAGLDPQKLDEAAKRAIDHYLDPKPQPKKKQPSSQLFSVAESADTETLLANLSETLASANAMLGDLTFDLEGSRRHFALGVQQMIELSELLANRALDIVDPR from the coding sequence ATGTTCAAAGCCACACCCAATCCCCCCGAAACTGATCCCTCATCACCCCACGCCGGTCTCGATCCCCAAAAACTCGATGAAGCCGCCAAGCGCGCCATCGACCATTATCTCGACCCCAAGCCCCAACCCAAGAAGAAACAACCCTCAAGCCAACTGTTCTCCGTCGCGGAGAGCGCAGACACCGAAACCCTCCTAGCCAACCTCAGCGAAACCCTAGCCTCCGCCAACGCCATGCTCGGCGACCTGACCTTCGACCTGGAAGGCTCGCGTCGGCATTTCGCCCTGGGAGTCCAGCAGATGATCGAACTCAGTGAATTGTTGGCGAACCGGGCGTTGGATATCGTCGATCCGCGCTAG
- a CDS encoding integrase core domain-containing protein, translated as MSRKGECWDNAPMERFFGSLKSEWVPDDGYSSEHEARVDVQRYVMRYNNVRLHSYNDYRSPVAMEKLAA; from the coding sequence ATGAGTCGTAAAGGTGAGTGCTGGGACAACGCCCCGATGGAGCGTTTCTTTGGGAGCCTGAAATCAGAGTGGGTGCCAGACGATGGCTACAGCTCGGAGCATGAAGCCCGCGTGGATGTGCAACGTTATGTGATGCGATACAACAACGTCAGGCTCCATAGCTACAACGACTACCGGTCGCCGGTAGCCATGGAGAAACTGGCGGCGTGA
- a CDS encoding YdgA family protein produces MNKSASVLLGIVVVVGAISAGGAWYTGTKLEGVLQTAIADSNKQMQTALAGSNGTASIELVSLDRGTFSSTAHYRLKGEGEMFGDEPVELLFVDNIEHGPLPFSRLMTLKWLPVMATSHTELERTPLTEKWFVAAKDKSPLKGVVNLGYDQSTHGTFELLPLDTKLDEQSQLSFSGLKIDLASSAQAEKIKADGYMDSFKLTTVAEDQTPVQVELNGLTLASNLSKSTYGYYMGDNVLMLSNSKTTFGEQKSVLGLKNFEMKNNSTENGTSASGRADYKVGELSFNDKAIGSAQMAVSLKNLDIPATMSLMQVYQTKLQPYEQAAAEAAAAGEPAPELVLSEAEEAQVKADLEKLLAGGPQVALENLSFTTANGESRATLVIDLTKPQSMDLPPDQLGRQLLALLDFNLKVSKPMLVDLLTVQAKMEGQTDAKLIADQATATSDMFSAMAVGTELATLEGNDVVTKLHYANNQVDFNGQKMTVEQFTAFVMNKLGGGVTIQ; encoded by the coding sequence ATGAATAAATCAGCAAGCGTACTTCTGGGAATCGTTGTGGTCGTCGGTGCAATCAGCGCGGGTGGCGCCTGGTACACCGGAACGAAACTCGAAGGAGTGCTGCAAACCGCCATTGCCGACAGCAACAAGCAAATGCAAACGGCCCTGGCCGGGTCAAATGGCACGGCTTCGATCGAGCTGGTGTCATTGGACCGTGGGACTTTCAGCAGCACCGCCCATTATCGCCTCAAAGGTGAAGGCGAGATGTTTGGTGATGAACCGGTTGAATTGCTGTTCGTCGACAACATCGAACATGGCCCGCTGCCGTTCTCGCGCCTGATGACGCTCAAATGGTTGCCGGTCATGGCTACCAGCCACACCGAACTTGAACGCACGCCGTTGACCGAGAAATGGTTCGTCGCTGCCAAGGACAAGTCGCCGCTCAAAGGTGTGGTCAACCTGGGCTACGACCAGTCGACCCACGGCACGTTCGAGTTGCTGCCCCTGGACACCAAGCTGGATGAACAGTCCCAGCTCAGTTTCTCTGGTCTGAAGATCGACCTGGCCTCCAGCGCCCAGGCAGAGAAAATCAAGGCTGACGGTTATATGGACAGCTTCAAGCTGACCACTGTTGCTGAAGACCAGACGCCGGTGCAAGTCGAGCTCAACGGCCTGACGCTCGCCAGCAACCTGAGCAAGAGCACTTATGGTTATTACATGGGTGATAACGTTTTGATGCTCAGCAACAGCAAGACTACTTTTGGTGAGCAGAAGTCGGTCTTGGGCCTGAAGAACTTCGAAATGAAGAACAACAGCACCGAAAATGGCACCAGCGCATCGGGGCGTGCTGATTACAAGGTCGGTGAGTTGTCCTTCAACGATAAGGCTATCGGTTCTGCGCAGATGGCGGTCAGCCTGAAGAACCTGGACATCCCGGCCACCATGTCGCTCATGCAGGTCTATCAAACCAAGCTGCAACCCTACGAGCAGGCGGCGGCTGAAGCGGCAGCAGCCGGTGAGCCAGCGCCAGAGCTGGTGCTGAGCGAGGCTGAGGAGGCGCAGGTCAAGGCCGACCTGGAAAAACTCCTGGCCGGCGGCCCGCAAGTGGCACTGGAGAATCTGTCGTTCACTACAGCCAATGGCGAAAGCCGCGCGACGCTGGTCATCGACCTTACCAAGCCGCAATCCATGGACCTGCCGCCTGATCAACTGGGTCGTCAGTTGCTCGCCTTGCTGGATTTCAATTTGAAAGTCTCCAAGCCGATGCTGGTTGATCTGTTGACCGTGCAGGCGAAAATGGAAGGCCAGACCGACGCCAAGTTGATCGCCGATCAGGCCACTGCCACCAGCGATATGTTCAGCGCGATGGCGGTGGGCACAGAGCTGGCAACGCTTGAAGGCAACGATGTGGTCACCAAGCTGCACTACGCCAACAATCAAGTTGATTTCAACGGTCAGAAGATGACAGTCGAACAATTCACCGCGTTTGTGATGAACAAGTTGGGTGGCGGCGTAACCATCCAGTAA
- the pgaA gene encoding poly-beta-1,6 N-acetyl-D-glucosamine export porin PgaA, which yields MPRTVGPFIQCGLRPLFRLALCSQLCWPVLAFADTAYDQMVHDARAGHYTPALTALRQVPVDQASTAQISDHLQIASWAGFDAEVVKVYEAQGRYRDLPVAALTATARAYRNLKRWDSATALYRQALIVEPQNPHLQLGLALTQADAGKPDEAVSRARTMVAAKPEDPTRRLALGYALTRANSPHEALFEYDQAFTRAGNNLEVAREYIIALQRARLPEPALRLARLQPGLIDQGVQRRLEGDVAAERVRLADMASRSEKDRFVIADRALADYDKLLATWTPVAEAHDDVLRWRIDRIGALNARARRAEVIAEYQRLLAEGVAIPTYALRWVASSYLEQREPEIAVDLYRRVLTAPDADPADRFEDSTALYYALLESEKSEEARALAEDLAKSQQPRVELKGLPIGNPNDEWMDAQQLAAQAGTYGADLPTAETRLATLVNQGPGNIGLRLAQADLYQARQWPRRSESLLKEVETTTPRNRELEVAQARAAMDLQEWRQMDALTDDVVARYPENAHVKRLQRQREVHDMAELRIEAYTGKSYGGGSGDAGAVTGSRDFGIETLLYSPPINEDWRLFGGVGYATGDFEEGTGHHRWQRLGVERRTRDMTLEAEVSNHSYGSGDKQGARLAVARDINDHWQYGGSLDYLSAATPLRALNSGIRANGGSGFVRWRAHESREWQLAVSPSHFSDGNNRLETLLTGREGIYSAPRLQVELGLEVGASRNSGSDEVPYFNPKSDLSVMPTVSANHVLYRRYETTWSQQFQAGAGTYSQRDHSTGAMGLLSYGQRFIWNDVLEAGAALSWLNRPYDGDRESDLRLLVDLTYRF from the coding sequence ATGCCGCGTACTGTGGGTCCCTTTATTCAATGTGGTTTGCGCCCGTTGTTTCGCCTCGCGCTGTGCAGCCAATTGTGCTGGCCGGTGCTGGCGTTTGCCGATACCGCCTATGACCAGATGGTGCATGACGCTCGCGCCGGCCATTACACGCCTGCATTGACCGCCTTGCGCCAGGTCCCGGTCGATCAGGCCAGCACCGCGCAAATCAGTGACCATCTGCAGATTGCCAGCTGGGCCGGTTTCGATGCCGAGGTGGTGAAAGTCTATGAAGCCCAAGGCCGCTATCGCGACCTGCCCGTTGCGGCGCTGACTGCAACGGCACGTGCCTATCGCAATCTCAAGCGTTGGGACTCGGCCACCGCGCTCTATCGCCAGGCTTTAATCGTCGAACCTCAGAATCCCCATCTGCAACTGGGTCTGGCCTTAACCCAGGCCGACGCCGGTAAACCCGACGAAGCAGTCAGTCGTGCCAGGACCATGGTCGCAGCCAAACCTGAGGACCCGACGCGTCGACTGGCCTTGGGTTATGCCCTGACCCGTGCCAACAGTCCACACGAGGCGCTGTTCGAATACGACCAGGCCTTTACCCGCGCCGGCAACAATCTTGAGGTCGCCCGCGAATACATCATTGCGCTGCAACGTGCCCGCTTGCCTGAGCCGGCCTTGCGCCTGGCTCGTCTGCAACCCGGGTTGATCGATCAGGGCGTGCAGCGGCGACTGGAGGGCGATGTTGCGGCTGAACGGGTGCGCCTGGCGGACATGGCCAGCCGCAGCGAGAAGGATCGCTTCGTTATCGCAGACCGCGCCCTGGCCGATTACGACAAGCTGCTCGCCACCTGGACTCCGGTGGCCGAGGCTCATGACGATGTACTGCGCTGGCGCATCGACCGCATCGGCGCCCTGAACGCCCGTGCTCGACGAGCTGAAGTGATTGCTGAATACCAAAGGCTGCTCGCCGAAGGGGTTGCCATTCCCACCTATGCCTTGCGCTGGGTGGCGTCCTCCTATCTGGAGCAGCGTGAACCGGAGATTGCCGTCGATCTGTACCGCCGGGTACTGACGGCACCTGATGCCGATCCGGCGGACCGCTTCGAAGACAGCACCGCGCTCTACTACGCACTGCTGGAAAGTGAAAAATCCGAAGAGGCCCGTGCCCTGGCTGAAGACTTGGCCAAATCCCAGCAACCACGCGTCGAGCTCAAGGGGCTGCCCATCGGCAACCCCAATGACGAGTGGATGGACGCACAACAACTCGCCGCTCAGGCCGGCACATATGGCGCCGACCTGCCCACCGCCGAGACGCGTCTGGCGACCCTGGTCAATCAAGGCCCCGGCAACATCGGGTTGCGACTGGCCCAGGCTGATCTGTATCAGGCCCGGCAATGGCCGCGACGTTCTGAAAGCCTGCTCAAGGAAGTCGAGACCACGACCCCGCGTAACCGTGAGCTGGAAGTCGCCCAGGCCCGCGCCGCCATGGATCTGCAGGAGTGGCGGCAGATGGACGCGCTGACCGATGACGTGGTCGCCCGGTACCCGGAGAACGCCCACGTCAAACGCCTGCAACGCCAGCGCGAAGTGCACGACATGGCTGAACTGCGTATCGAAGCCTACACCGGCAAGAGTTATGGCGGCGGCAGCGGCGATGCCGGTGCAGTCACCGGTAGTCGCGACTTCGGCATTGAAACGCTGCTCTACAGCCCACCCATCAATGAAGACTGGCGGCTATTCGGTGGCGTCGGTTACGCCACCGGTGATTTCGAAGAAGGCACCGGCCACCATCGCTGGCAGCGTCTGGGTGTGGAGCGCCGCACCCGTGACATGACGCTGGAAGCGGAAGTCTCCAACCACTCGTACGGCTCCGGTGACAAGCAGGGGGCACGCCTGGCCGTGGCCCGGGACATCAACGATCACTGGCAGTACGGTGGCAGCCTGGATTACCTCTCGGCCGCCACCCCGCTGCGGGCGCTCAACAGCGGTATCCGCGCCAACGGCGGCAGTGGTTTTGTTCGCTGGCGTGCCCATGAAAGCCGGGAGTGGCAACTGGCGGTCAGCCCATCGCATTTCAGTGACGGTAACAACCGTCTCGAAACCCTGCTCACCGGTCGCGAAGGCATTTACAGCGCTCCGCGGCTGCAAGTGGAGCTGGGCCTGGAAGTGGGTGCCAGTCGCAACAGCGGCTCTGACGAAGTCCCCTACTTCAACCCCAAGTCAGATCTGAGCGTCATGCCGACCGTCAGCGCCAATCATGTGTTGTACCGCCGCTACGAAACGACGTGGAGTCAGCAGTTCCAGGCCGGCGCCGGTACCTACAGCCAGCGCGACCACAGCACCGGTGCCATGGGCCTGCTCAGCTACGGCCAGCGTTTTATCTGGAACGACGTGCTTGAGGCAGGTGCCGCACTGAGTTGGCTCAACCGCCCCTATGACGGCGACCGCGAAAGCGATCTGCGCCTGCTTGTCGACCTCACCTACCGCTTCTAG
- the pgaB gene encoding poly-beta-1,6-N-acetyl-D-glucosamine N-deacetylase PgaB — protein MPVISRFILLLGVLLISACAQQAPAFTAPSQRPLAANDAPWPKNHVLGIAYHDVEDRDPDQALVAVRTERLIEQLAWLRENNYQPVTVDQIITARNGGPELPPRAVLLSFDDGYSSFYTRVMPILRAYNWPALLAPVGSWIDTPSNQPVDFAGVPRKRSEFLTWEQIREVSKSGLVEIAAHTDANHKGVLANPQGNLQPAATTRRYDPATGRYESEADFQARQRKDVVAISEKIRKVTGYSPRVWVWPYGAADGTALQVIGSEGYQMALTLEDGLDSLNNLMSGPRFLVASDPDGAHFAESVVGVQTMDPLRVVHVDLDYVYDPDPVQQEANVGKLIQRIYDLGANTVFLQAFADPKGDGLVHSLYFPNRHLPVRADLFDRVAWQLKTRANAKVFAWMPVLSFGLDSKLPRVQRWDPETGRTGVDPDQYVRLSPFDPSVRRVIGEIYEDLARMSSVDGVLYHDDAVFSDFEDAGPAALKVYAANGLPTSIAALRDDPAAMQRWTRFKSRYLIDFTHELTAKVRAIRGPQVLTARNIFAEPMLNPESEAWFAQNLDDFLGAYNWTAPMAMPLMEKQTREQSGPWLERLVETVKARPGALKRTVFELQARDWHSKPVSDIDGEQLAEWMGRLKRSGVTSFGYYPDNFIEDQPAVKTVRPALSNKWNP, from the coding sequence ATGCCTGTCATTTCGCGATTCATCCTTCTGCTGGGGGTCTTGCTGATCAGCGCTTGTGCCCAGCAAGCCCCGGCGTTCACAGCGCCCTCACAGCGCCCGCTGGCGGCCAACGACGCCCCGTGGCCGAAAAACCATGTGCTCGGCATCGCCTATCACGACGTGGAAGACCGCGACCCCGACCAGGCGCTCGTGGCCGTGCGTACCGAACGCCTGATCGAGCAATTGGCTTGGCTGCGGGAAAACAACTACCAGCCGGTAACCGTGGACCAGATCATCACCGCTCGCAACGGTGGCCCGGAACTGCCGCCGCGGGCGGTGTTGTTGAGTTTTGACGACGGTTACTCAAGCTTTTACACCCGCGTCATGCCGATCCTGCGCGCCTATAACTGGCCGGCGCTATTGGCCCCGGTCGGTAGTTGGATCGACACGCCGTCGAACCAGCCGGTGGACTTCGCTGGAGTGCCGCGCAAGCGCTCCGAGTTTTTGACCTGGGAGCAAATTCGCGAGGTCTCGAAATCGGGCCTGGTGGAAATCGCCGCCCACACCGACGCCAATCACAAAGGGGTACTGGCCAACCCGCAAGGCAACCTGCAACCGGCGGCGACGACCCGGCGCTACGATCCCGCCACCGGTCGTTATGAAAGCGAAGCTGATTTCCAGGCTCGCCAGCGCAAGGACGTGGTGGCCATTTCCGAGAAGATCCGCAAGGTCACCGGCTACAGTCCGCGCGTGTGGGTCTGGCCCTACGGTGCCGCCGATGGCACCGCCTTGCAGGTGATTGGCAGCGAAGGCTACCAAATGGCCCTGACTCTGGAAGATGGTCTGGACAGCCTCAATAACCTGATGAGTGGCCCGCGTTTTCTGGTGGCCTCCGATCCGGATGGTGCGCACTTCGCCGAGAGCGTCGTCGGCGTGCAGACCATGGACCCGTTGCGGGTGGTCCATGTCGACCTGGATTACGTCTATGACCCGGATCCTGTGCAGCAGGAAGCCAATGTCGGCAAGCTGATCCAGCGCATTTACGACCTGGGCGCCAACACCGTTTTCCTGCAAGCCTTTGCCGATCCGAAAGGTGATGGTCTGGTGCATTCGCTGTACTTTCCCAACCGTCATCTGCCGGTACGGGCCGATCTGTTCGATCGGGTTGCGTGGCAACTGAAAACCCGGGCCAACGCCAAGGTCTTCGCCTGGATGCCAGTGCTCAGTTTTGGCCTGGATTCGAAACTGCCCCGCGTACAACGTTGGGACCCGGAAACCGGCCGCACGGGTGTGGACCCGGATCAGTACGTACGTTTGTCGCCCTTCGATCCGAGCGTGCGGCGGGTCATCGGCGAAATCTACGAAGACCTGGCGCGGATGAGTTCGGTGGACGGCGTTCTGTACCACGACGACGCCGTGTTTTCTGACTTCGAGGACGCCGGCCCCGCCGCCCTGAAAGTCTATGCCGCCAACGGCCTGCCGACGTCCATCGCCGCCCTGCGGGACGACCCAGCGGCGATGCAGCGCTGGACTCGTTTCAAGAGCCGCTACCTGATCGACTTCACCCACGAGCTCACTGCCAAGGTCCGCGCGATTCGTGGCCCGCAGGTGCTGACAGCGCGCAATATTTTTGCCGAACCGATGCTCAATCCCGAAAGCGAAGCCTGGTTCGCCCAGAACCTGGACGACTTTCTTGGCGCCTACAACTGGACGGCCCCGATGGCCATGCCGTTGATGGAAAAGCAGACCCGCGAGCAATCCGGTCCCTGGCTTGAGCGCCTGGTGGAGACCGTCAAGGCCCGCCCCGGTGCGCTCAAGCGCACGGTGTTCGAATTGCAGGCCCGTGACTGGCACAGCAAACCGGTCAGCGACATCGACGGCGAACAATTGGCCGAATGGATGGGACGCCTCAAGCGTTCAGGCGTGACCAGTTTCGGCTACTACCCGGACAACTTCATCGAAGACCAGCCCGCTGTGAAAACCGTGCGGCCGGCGCTCTCCAACAAGTGGAATCCTTGA
- the pgaC gene encoding poly-beta-1,6-N-acetyl-D-glucosamine synthase translates to MLDRLLALLVLAIVLGVPLGLIFLVTGQFLMDFVFFYPLFMSGLWIAGGLYFWLHWERHWPWKDDTLPPPLAGEPLISILIPCFNEGDNVADTIHAALGQHYPNIEVIAINDGSKDNTAQVLDQLAADDPRLRVLHLAENQGKAVALRMGAIAARSEYLVCIDGDALLAPNTCAYLVAPMLDNARLGAVTGNPRIRTRSTLIGRVQVGEFSSIIGLIKRTQRVFGRIFTVSGVIVAFRRTALHRVGYWSPDMITEDIDISWKLQLDHWSIFYEPRALCWILMPETLRGLWRQRLRWAQGGAEVLFKNIRGIWQYRHRYLWPLLFEYCLSTGWAFTFLLSVIFWGAGKFVEMPAAIAVDHLMPPAFTGLLLAVVCLMQFAVSILIDRRYEKGLWHIMFWVVWYPLVFWLISLFTTLVSFPKVLFGQHQKRARWVSPDRGIKPFDDEEEEVIR, encoded by the coding sequence ATGCTCGACAGACTGCTCGCCCTGCTGGTGCTGGCGATCGTCCTTGGGGTGCCCCTGGGCCTGATCTTCCTGGTCACCGGGCAATTCCTGATGGACTTCGTGTTCTTTTACCCGCTGTTCATGTCCGGGCTGTGGATCGCCGGCGGCCTGTATTTCTGGCTGCACTGGGAGCGTCACTGGCCGTGGAAGGACGACACCCTGCCGCCGCCGCTGGCCGGGGAACCGCTGATCAGCATTCTGATTCCGTGCTTCAACGAGGGCGACAACGTCGCCGATACCATACACGCCGCGCTGGGCCAGCATTACCCGAACATCGAGGTCATCGCCATCAACGACGGCTCGAAAGACAACACCGCGCAAGTGCTCGACCAACTGGCGGCTGATGACCCGCGCCTGCGCGTGCTGCATCTGGCGGAAAACCAGGGCAAGGCCGTGGCCCTGCGCATGGGCGCCATCGCGGCGCGCAGTGAATACCTGGTGTGCATCGACGGTGATGCGCTGTTGGCACCCAACACTTGCGCCTACCTGGTGGCACCGATGCTGGACAATGCCCGCCTCGGTGCAGTGACCGGTAATCCGCGTATCCGTACTCGTTCGACTTTGATCGGCCGGGTGCAGGTTGGCGAGTTCTCCTCGATCATTGGCTTGATCAAGCGTACCCAGCGCGTCTTCGGGCGGATCTTCACCGTCTCCGGTGTGATCGTCGCCTTCCGTCGTACGGCCCTGCACCGGGTCGGCTACTGGAGCCCGGACATGATCACCGAAGACATCGACATCAGCTGGAAGCTGCAACTGGACCACTGGAGTATCTTCTACGAACCCCGTGCCCTGTGCTGGATCCTCATGCCCGAAACCCTGCGCGGCCTGTGGCGGCAGCGCCTGCGCTGGGCCCAGGGCGGGGCCGAAGTGCTGTTCAAGAACATCCGCGGCATCTGGCAATACCGCCACCGCTACCTGTGGCCGCTGCTGTTCGAATATTGCCTGTCCACCGGTTGGGCGTTCACGTTCCTGCTGTCGGTGATCTTCTGGGGCGCCGGTAAATTCGTCGAAATGCCAGCGGCCATCGCGGTCGATCACCTCATGCCACCGGCCTTCACCGGGTTGCTGTTGGCGGTGGTGTGCCTGATGCAGTTCGCGGTGAGCATCCTGATCGATCGCCGCTACGAAAAAGGTTTGTGGCACATCATGTTCTGGGTGGTGTGGTACCCATTGGTGTTCTGGCTGATCAGTCTGTTCACCACCTTGGTGAGTTTCCCGAAAGTGCTGTTCGGGCAGCATCAGAAACGCGCGCGCTGGGTCAGCCCGGATCGCGGCATCAAACCGTTCGATGACGAAGAAGAGGAAGTGATCCGATGA